The following DNA comes from Streptomyces globosus.
GACGACGTCCCCGTATTCGATCGCCAGCACGCTGCCCAGGGCCAGCAGGATCACGGCGCGTTTCGCGATCCGGGCCTTCGCCTGCCGGCCCGCCAGGCCGGTCTTCGGCTCACGGCGGCCGGCGATCAGCATCAGCGAGAACCCGGCGAGGGTGGCGAACAGGACCGACGAGTGCCCGTCGGCCAGGTACCGGACCCAGGTGCCGAACCCGGTCGTGGCCTCAAGCGGCGGGCCGATGTGCACGACGTACATGCCGAACACCGCGAGCGCGCGGGCCAGGTCCACGCCGACGAGACGACCCATCGAGGGGCCGCCCGAGGGCTTCCCGGCGGACTCGGACGAGGTACGGAGTCCTGGAGGCGAAGTCTCCTGCGGAGCTGACGTCGCCTGCGACGGCTGTATCTGTGTCATATGAGGAATCTCCCGGTCCGGTAGGGAAGCGGACTATCCGGCAGGCTTCGGTGGCACCCGTGCCGACCGGCCGGGACCACCCCGCCGACCGGCAGGCCGGGCGGGCGGATCAGAGGTGGCGGTCGATGGTGGGGAGGAGGTCCTGGAAGGTGGCCCCGGAGGCGGGTTCACCAAGGGCGGTCAGCTGCCACGCCCCGTTGATGCGGGAGATCTTGGCCATGACCTGGGCGGTGTGGCGGCCGCCGCCGGACAGGGTGTAGCGGGCGAGTTCGGCCCCCGTGGAGTCGTCCACCAGGCGGCAGTAGGCGTTCTCGACCTCGTCGAAGGTCGCGCCGGTGAAGGAGTTCACGGTGAAGACGATCTGGTCCACTTCCGCCAGCATCCGCGTGAAGTCGACCGTGATGGCCTCGTCGTCCCCCGGCCCGTCACCGCCGGTGCGGTTGTCGCCGGAGTGCTTCACGGCACCGAAGATGCCGGTCAGGTGCTGGAAGTAGACGACGTCCACGACGCGCCGGCCCGCGTACAGGACCGCGGAGGCGTCGAGGTCGATCTCCGTGGGGCCCATCAGCCTGCCGAGGAAGCCCGTGCGCGTCCGCGGCTGCCATCCCAGCCCCATCCGTACGTGACTGAGGGGGGTCGTGTCGGGCTTGGTCAGGCTGATCCTCTGGCCCTTGGTGAGGTTGAGGGACATGCGTACTCCCGGGTGGGTCGAGTCGAAGGGGGTGGCCGGGCCCGGACGGCGGCCGGCTGGGAGGGCCCGTCGGCCGCGCGTGGTGGGGATGTCCACGCGGGCGGGGCTGCGGGACGGGTGTCCCGGAGGTC
Coding sequences within:
- a CDS encoding TerD family protein, which gives rise to MSLNLTKGQRISLTKPDTTPLSHVRMGLGWQPRTRTGFLGRLMGPTEIDLDASAVLYAGRRVVDVVYFQHLTGIFGAVKHSGDNRTGGDGPGDDEAITVDFTRMLAEVDQIVFTVNSFTGATFDEVENAYCRLVDDSTGAELARYTLSGGGRHTAQVMAKISRINGAWQLTALGEPASGATFQDLLPTIDRHL